A stretch of the Fusobacterium varium genome encodes the following:
- a CDS encoding alkaline-shock protein, which produces MNELGNIRIADDVVKTIAAKAAGDVEGIYKLAGGVVDEVSKMLGKKRPTNGVKVEVGEKECSIEVFVIVEFGYPISEVAHEVQKSVLKAVSELSGLKVVEVNVYVQDVKIRTEEASEEEEETEEGL; this is translated from the coding sequence ATGAATGAATTAGGAAATATAAGAATAGCTGATGATGTAGTGAAAACAATAGCTGCGAAAGCCGCAGGGGATGTAGAAGGTATTTATAAACTTGCTGGTGGAGTAGTAGATGAAGTTAGCAAAATGCTAGGAAAGAAAAGACCAACTAATGGAGTTAAAGTAGAAGTCGGAGAAAAAGAGTGCAGCATTGAAGTATTTGTAATCGTAGAATTTGGATATCCAATTTCAGAAGTAGCTCATGAAGTTCAAAAATCTGTATTGAAAGCAGTATCTGAATTGAGTGGACTAAAAGTTGTTGAAGTAAATGTATATGTTCAAGATGTAAAAATCAGAACAGAGGAAGCTTCTGAAGAAGAGGAAGAGACAGAAGAAGGATTATAA
- the accC gene encoding acetyl-CoA carboxylase biotin carboxylase produces the protein MFKKILIANRGEIAVRIIRAAKELGIKTVAVYSEADKESLHVTLADEAVCIGGISSSESYLKIPNIIAAAEITGADAIHPGYGFLSENARFGKICEMHNIAFIGPRPECIIKMGDKATARATAIENGVPVTNGTGIIKSIAEAKKEVNERISYPVMIKATAGGGGKGMRIARNDEELAANIVAAQNEAESAFGNPDVYIEKFVEDPRHIEIQIMGDQHGNVIYLGERDCSIQRRHQKLIEEAPSFSLPYNIRKAMGEAAVTLAKAINYDSAGTLEFLVDKNNDFFFMEMNTRVQVEHTVTEMVTGVDIIKLQIKVAAGEKLNIAQDDVILYGHAIECRINAEDPENDFLPSPGVLTKYIVPGGNGIRVDSHSYQGYEISPYYDSMIGKLIAFGINREEAIAKMKRALSEYIIEGIDTTIPFHLEVFNNELYLEGKTSTNFIEENFSKKNN, from the coding sequence ATGTTTAAAAAAATACTTATCGCTAATAGAGGAGAGATAGCAGTCAGAATCATAAGAGCAGCAAAGGAACTAGGAATAAAAACAGTTGCTGTATATTCAGAGGCTGATAAAGAAAGTCTTCATGTAACTCTTGCAGATGAGGCTGTATGTATAGGAGGAATCTCAAGTTCAGAGTCATATCTGAAGATACCTAATATAATAGCAGCAGCAGAGATTACAGGTGCAGATGCTATCCATCCAGGTTATGGGTTTCTTTCTGAAAATGCAAGATTTGGAAAGATTTGTGAAATGCATAATATAGCGTTTATTGGACCTAGACCTGAATGTATAATAAAAATGGGAGATAAGGCAACTGCTAGAGCAACTGCCATAGAAAATGGAGTTCCAGTAACTAATGGAACTGGAATAATTAAAAGTATTGCAGAAGCTAAAAAAGAAGTAAATGAGAGAATATCATATCCTGTAATGATCAAAGCCACTGCTGGTGGTGGAGGAAAAGGTATGAGAATTGCCAGAAATGATGAAGAATTAGCTGCAAATATAGTAGCAGCTCAAAATGAGGCAGAGTCAGCATTTGGAAATCCAGATGTATATATAGAAAAATTTGTGGAAGATCCTAGGCATATAGAAATTCAGATAATGGGAGATCAACATGGAAATGTTATTTATTTAGGAGAGAGAGATTGCTCTATTCAGAGAAGACATCAAAAGCTTATAGAAGAAGCTCCATCATTTTCATTACCTTACAATATCAGAAAAGCCATGGGTGAAGCAGCTGTAACTCTTGCTAAAGCAATAAATTATGACTCAGCAGGAACTTTAGAGTTTCTTGTGGATAAAAATAATGATTTCTTTTTTATGGAAATGAATACAAGAGTACAGGTAGAGCATACTGTAACTGAAATGGTAACAGGTGTTGATATCATAAAACTTCAAATAAAAGTGGCAGCAGGAGAAAAATTAAATATAGCACAAGATGATGTTATTCTATACGGACATGCTATTGAATGTAGAATTAATGCAGAAGACCCTGAAAATGATTTTCTGCCATCACCAGGCGTACTTACAAAATATATTGTTCCAGGAGGAAATGGGATAAGGGTGGATTCCCATTCATATCAAGGATATGAAATAAGTCCTTATTATGACTCAATGATAGGAAAATTGATAGCTTTTGGAATAAACAGAGAAGAAGCTATTGCAAAAATGAAGAGAGCATTAAGTGAATATATTATTGAAGGAATAGATACTACTATTCCATTTCACTTAGAAGTTTTTAATAATGAATTATATCTTGAAGGAAAGACTTCAACTAACTTTATAGAAGAAAATTTTTCTAAAAAAAATAATTAA
- a CDS encoding putative acetyl-CoA carboxylase biotin carboxyl carrier protein subunit — protein sequence MRGDIKAVEELMKVLHEQKLTEISYEDSNFKVTIKGPLTAAVKKEIVKETKVIENKEAVNFKEVLSDHIGRYFYMKKNGEPVIEVGQKIKAGQEIGYISTVGVNTTITSSYSGTIEEIYIENGNPVDYGRPLLKIKI from the coding sequence ATGAGGGGAGATATAAAGGCAGTTGAAGAATTAATGAAAGTTCTGCATGAGCAGAAACTTACAGAGATATCATATGAGGATTCTAATTTTAAGGTTACAATTAAAGGACCCCTTACTGCAGCAGTAAAAAAAGAAATAGTAAAAGAAACTAAAGTTATAGAAAATAAAGAAGCAGTAAATTTTAAAGAGGTGCTGTCTGATCATATAGGAAGATATTTTTATATGAAAAAGAATGGAGAGCCTGTAATAGAAGTGGGGCAGAAAATAAAAGCTGGACAGGAAATTGGATATATTTCAACAGTTGGAGTAAATACTACTATTACTTCTAGTTATTCTGGAACTATAGAGGAAATATATATCGAAAATGGTAATCCAGTAGATTATGGAAGACCACTATTAAAGATCAAAATTTAA
- the dnaE gene encoding DNA polymerase III subunit alpha, with protein MIKNFVHLHLHTEYSLLDGVGKIDDYLDRVKALGMQAIAITDHGNLFGVLEFYKKAIKKGIKPVIGLEAYVSEFSMLEKEGRIFHLVLLAENNKGYQNLLKISSESYIKGFYYKPRIDKEFLKTHNEGIIALSACMQGEIPRRILDNESEEKVDETVNEYIDIFGKDNFYIEVQANGVKGQTALNEKLYDLAQKHHLKMIATNDTHYVNEGEHTLQDILICVQTGAKVSDEKRMRIETDELFLKSREQIIDGLGARYLEAVNNTVEIAERCNVDIEFGKFKFPNYEIPSCVKTIEEFLKKLVYFGLSKRYPHGLTISVLERVEYELSVIEKMGYAAYFVVVWDFIDYAKRNRIPIGPGRGSAAGSLVAYALGITELDPLNYNLIFERFLNPERISMPDIDIDICQERRQELIEYVIRKYGEDKVAQIITFGTMKARAAIRDVGRVMDIPLSKIDSVAKLVPFNATIQQTLNNVEEFKNMYLNDTEIQKVIDISARLENKVRHASVHAAGIVITKDPLTDTVPLYSDNKNKVVSTQYQMKELEDLGLLKMDFLGLRNLTNLQRTIDYIKEDLGEDITLSDVPLNSKKVYEMLSRGDTSGVFQLESQGIRKILLKLKPDRFEDIIALLALYRPGPLGSGMVDDFINGKNGISEIKYPHSSLEATLKETYGVILYQEQVMKIANIMANYSLGEADLLRRAMGKKNIQIMEENREKFVERSIANGYTKEKAIEMFELIDKFAGYGFNKSHSAAYALIAYWTAYFKAYYMKHYYASLMTSEMSHVEDIAFYMEDAKAHNMKLHLPDINRASPKFIVDKEGIIFSLAAIKNVGEGVSGKILEEYNENGEYKNFEDFVVRTRKHGLNKKALESLILAGALDGLPGNRRQKFESVDKILDYATRKIKEDEIQQMNLFGEAKSSLGVFTLPQVPEYSLEELLAREKEYLGFYFSAHPLDNYRRLIEVYRLSKIAELKEEKSVQIFRTCGILREIKKIVTKKTGQIMCLFELEDYFDKINCVIFPRDYIENAHIFMEGKIVYIEGTVQADYFKGAETKKLIVKNIKFLDDIVRDRKFTAYILLKEEDKDKFSRLKKIILSYPGDTKLNFAIKTKTVKEIRATKYKIAPSRMFIDEIIDLIGIDKLTIK; from the coding sequence ATGATAAAAAACTTTGTTCATCTTCATCTTCATACTGAGTACAGCCTCCTTGATGGAGTAGGAAAAATAGATGATTATTTAGATAGAGTGAAAGCACTTGGAATGCAGGCAATTGCTATAACAGATCATGGAAATCTTTTTGGGGTACTGGAATTTTATAAGAAGGCAATAAAAAAAGGAATAAAACCAGTAATTGGATTGGAAGCATATGTATCTGAATTTTCAATGCTTGAGAAAGAGGGAAGAATATTTCATCTGGTACTTCTTGCTGAAAACAATAAAGGATATCAAAATCTTCTTAAAATAAGTTCTGAAAGTTATATAAAGGGATTCTATTATAAACCAAGAATTGATAAAGAATTTTTAAAGACTCATAATGAAGGAATAATAGCTCTTTCAGCATGTATGCAGGGAGAAATTCCACGACGAATTCTGGATAATGAGAGTGAAGAAAAAGTGGATGAAACAGTAAATGAGTATATAGATATTTTTGGTAAAGATAATTTCTATATAGAAGTGCAGGCAAATGGAGTAAAAGGTCAAACAGCCCTTAACGAAAAACTTTATGATTTAGCTCAAAAACATCATTTGAAAATGATAGCAACAAATGATACTCACTATGTAAATGAAGGAGAACATACTCTTCAAGATATTCTTATATGTGTTCAAACAGGGGCAAAAGTGTCTGATGAAAAAAGAATGAGGATAGAAACAGATGAACTTTTTCTTAAAAGCAGGGAGCAGATAATAGATGGACTAGGAGCAAGATATCTGGAAGCAGTAAATAATACTGTTGAAATAGCTGAAAGATGTAATGTAGATATAGAGTTTGGAAAGTTTAAGTTTCCAAATTATGAAATACCATCTTGTGTAAAAACAATAGAGGAATTTTTGAAAAAACTTGTATATTTTGGTCTTTCTAAAAGATACCCTCATGGTTTGACAATATCAGTTTTAGAAAGAGTAGAATATGAACTTTCAGTTATAGAAAAAATGGGATATGCTGCATATTTTGTAGTAGTATGGGATTTTATAGATTATGCAAAAAGGAACAGGATTCCAATAGGACCTGGAAGGGGATCAGCTGCTGGAAGTCTTGTAGCATATGCTCTTGGAATAACAGAACTTGATCCATTGAATTACAATCTTATCTTTGAAAGATTTTTAAATCCTGAAAGAATATCTATGCCAGATATAGATATAGATATTTGTCAAGAAAGAAGACAAGAACTAATAGAATATGTTATTAGAAAATATGGGGAAGATAAAGTAGCTCAAATTATAACTTTTGGAACAATGAAAGCAAGAGCAGCAATAAGAGATGTAGGAAGAGTTATGGATATACCACTTTCTAAGATAGACAGTGTTGCCAAGTTAGTTCCATTTAATGCAACTATCCAACAGACTCTTAATAATGTAGAAGAATTTAAAAATATGTATCTCAATGATACTGAGATACAAAAAGTAATAGATATATCTGCAAGATTGGAAAATAAAGTAAGACATGCTTCTGTTCATGCTGCTGGAATAGTTATTACAAAAGATCCTTTGACAGATACAGTTCCATTGTATAGTGATAACAAAAATAAAGTTGTGTCTACACAGTATCAGATGAAGGAATTAGAAGATCTAGGATTACTGAAGATGGATTTTCTTGGACTTAGAAATCTGACTAATTTACAGAGAACAATAGATTATATAAAAGAAGACTTAGGAGAAGATATAACATTATCAGATGTACCTCTTAATTCTAAAAAAGTATATGAAATGCTTTCCAGGGGAGATACTTCTGGAGTTTTTCAGTTAGAATCTCAAGGAATAAGAAAAATATTGCTGAAGTTAAAACCAGATAGATTTGAAGATATAATAGCTCTTTTGGCTTTATATAGACCAGGACCTTTAGGTTCAGGTATGGTAGATGATTTTATAAATGGAAAAAATGGGATATCAGAGATAAAATATCCTCATTCATCTCTTGAAGCCACATTAAAAGAAACTTATGGAGTAATACTTTACCAAGAGCAGGTAATGAAAATAGCTAATATAATGGCAAATTATTCTCTCGGAGAAGCAGATTTGTTAAGAAGAGCTATGGGGAAAAAAAATATCCAGATTATGGAGGAAAACAGGGAAAAATTTGTAGAAAGATCAATAGCAAATGGTTATACAAAAGAAAAAGCAATAGAGATGTTTGAGTTGATAGATAAGTTTGCTGGATATGGATTTAATAAGTCTCATTCAGCAGCATATGCTCTTATAGCTTATTGGACAGCATACTTTAAAGCTTATTATATGAAACATTACTATGCTTCTCTTATGACTTCTGAAATGAGTCATGTGGAAGACATAGCTTTTTATATGGAAGATGCAAAAGCACATAATATGAAGTTACATTTACCAGATATAAATAGAGCAAGTCCAAAGTTCATAGTAGATAAAGAAGGAATAATTTTTTCTCTTGCAGCTATAAAAAATGTGGGAGAGGGAGTATCAGGAAAAATACTGGAAGAATATAATGAAAATGGAGAATATAAAAATTTTGAGGATTTTGTAGTTCGTACAAGAAAGCATGGTTTAAATAAAAAAGCCTTGGAGTCTCTCATACTGGCTGGAGCATTAGATGGTCTTCCAGGAAATAGAAGACAGAAATTTGAGTCAGTAGATAAAATATTAGACTATGCAACAAGGAAAATAAAAGAAGATGAGATACAACAAATGAATCTTTTTGGAGAAGCTAAATCTTCTCTTGGCGTTTTTACTCTTCCACAAGTACCAGAATATTCCTTAGAAGAACTTTTAGCAAGAGAAAAAGAATATCTTGGATTTTATTTCAGTGCACATCCATTGGATAATTATAGAAGACTGATAGAAGTATACAGACTTTCTAAGATAGCAGAACTAAAAGAGGAAAAAAGTGTGCAGATTTTCAGAACATGTGGTATACTTAGAGAGATAAAAAAAATAGTTACAAAAAAAACTGGACAAATTATGTGTTTATTTGAATTAGAGGATTATTTCGATAAAATAAATTGTGTGATTTTTCCTAGAGATTATATAGAAAATGCCCATATATTTATGGAAGGAAAAATTGTGTATATTGAAGGAACTGTACAGGCAGATTATTTCAAAGGAGCAGAAACTAAAAAACTAATTGTAAAAAATATAAAATTTTTAGATGATATAGTGAGAGATAGGAAATTTACTGCTTATATACTTTTAAAAGAAGAAGATAAAGATAAATTCAGCAGATTGAAAAAAATAATTCTTTCTTATCCTGGAGATACTAAGCTAAATTTTGCAATAAAAACAAAAACAGTTAAAGAGATAAGAGCAACTAAATATAAGATAGCTCCATCAAGAATGTTTATAGATGAAATCATAGATTTGATCGGAATTGATAAGCTTACTATAAAATAA